From Syngnathus scovelli strain Florida chromosome 14, RoL_Ssco_1.2, whole genome shotgun sequence, one genomic window encodes:
- the letm1 gene encoding mitochondrial proton/calcium exchanger protein isoform X2, with amino-acid sequence MALILFTRSRAPLMTTSRSLNSDLRKAKGKVKDASCFNCTALRLSSHRLGGFRLVSTARLHQLDPSLLSSEGPSWSSDSRRFLCTSALRAPCWPYPAISGETRAWRRDVPGVRWLHASPARRDDSKVEKSLRSLKDKKKLEEGGPVYSPVLDAEPVRRTLRQWVLDEIKHYYHGFRLLFVDTGIAGRMLWRVLNGHGLSRRERRQFLRTCADVFRLLPFLVFIIVPFMEFLLPVALKLFPNMLPSTFETQSKKEERLKKELRVKLEMAKFLQDTIEEIALRNKAAEGDVAEEFSTFFQKIRNSGERPSNEQILRFSKLFEDELTLDNLTRPQLVALCRLLELQSIGTNNFLRFQLIMKLRNIRADDKLIAEEGVESLNVNEVQAACRVRGMRSLGVTEERLREQLSQWLELHLKQQIPTSLLLLSRAMYLPDTLSPADQLKTTLQTLPEMVTKEAQMMAAEMELSKVDNKTKVETTLQEEAAIRQDNKERELERLADAAEKAARDGEELEAERSRQMASQVDALRDTAPILEGVKFEQWQTFLRYQGEEITKEEIDLISDACSKLKEQKKLLTLEKEELEELKDDVQEYSEDLEEIKKELSKTGQEKAVCESKASQRLSKRVNRMIGRIDKIIGELEKDKVILDGQMGGGTTPPVGENLISIDELIGIMRQIQNIPEHKLQSIADALDDNKDGKIDIDDVIKVVELIDKEDIDISTTQVADIMVMLQKEEKLMEKEKAKEKAEKEQAANLNG; translated from the exons ATGGCGTTAATCCTGTTTACGAGGTCCAGGGCACCCTTAATGACTACCTCCAGGTCGTTAAACAGCGATCTACGGAAAGCCAAAG GGAAAGTGAAAGATGCTTCCTGCTTCAACTGCACTGCATTAAGACTCTCCAGTCACAG ACTGGGTGGGTTCCGACTTGTCAGCACAGCCCGGCTCCATCAGTTGGACCCCTCGCTCCTCTCGTCCGAGGGCCCCTCCTGGAGCTCGGACTCACGGCGCTTCTTATGCACCTCGGCCCTCCGGGCTCCCTGTTGGCCGTACCCAGCCATTTCTGGCGAGACGCGAGCGTGGCGGAGGGACGTCCCCGGCGTCCGGTGGCTCCACGCCTCTCCGGCCAGGCGGGACGACTCCAAGGTGGAGAAGTCCCTGCGCTCGCTGAAGGACAAGAAGAAGCTGGAGGAAGGGGGGCCGGTGTACAGTCCGGTTCTGGACGCCGAACCTGTCAGACGGACGCTGCGACAGTGGGTGCTGGACGAAATCAAACATTACTACCACGGCTTCAGGCTGCTCTTTGTGGACACGGGTATCGCCGGACGAATGCTGTGGCGGGTGCTCAATGGACATGGCCTGTCCCGCCGGGAGAGGAGACAG TTCCTCCGGACCTGTGCGGACGTCTTCCGACTGCTGCCCTTCCTGGTGTTCATCATCGTCCCCTTCATGGAGTTCCTGCTGCCCGTCGCCCTTAAACTCTTCCCCAACATGCTGCCGTCCACTTTCGAGACGCAGTCCAAGAAG GAGGAGAGGTTGAAAAAGGAGCTGCGCGTCAAGCTGGAGATGGCCAAGTTCTTGCAGGACACCATTGAGGAGATCGCTTTGCGTAACAAGGCGGCCGAAGGTGACGTCGCTGAAGAGTTCTCCACATTTTTCCAGAAG ATCCGAAACTCGGGCGAGCGTCCCAGCAACGAGCAGATCTTGCGGTTCTCCAAACTGTTTGAGGACGAGCTGACGCTGGACAACCTGACTCGGCCCCAGCTGGTGGCGTTGTGCCGCCTGCTGGAGCTCCAGTCCATCGGCACCAACAACTTCCTGCGCTTCCAGCTCATCATGAAGCTGAGGAACATTCGCGCCGACGATAAG CTGATCGCCGAGGAGGGTGTGGAGAGCCTCAACGTGAATGAGGTGCAAGCTGCCTGTCGGGTTCGAGGCATGAGATCGCTGGGCGTCACAGAGGAGCGACTGCGAGAGCAGCTCAGCCAG TGGTTGGAACTTCATCTGAAGCAGCAGATCCCCACctccctgctgctgctgtccCGGGCCATGTACCTCCCCGACACGCTGTCCCCCGCCGACCAGCTCAAAACCACCCTGCAGACGCTCCCCGAGATGGTG ACGAAGGAGGCACAGATGATGGCGGCTGAGATGGAGCTGTCCAAAGTGGACAACAAGACCAAAGTGGAGACTACACTGCAGGAGGAGGCGGCCATTCGCCAGGACAACAAGGAAAGGGAGCTGGAGAGACTGGCCGACGCCGCGGAGAAGGCTGCCAGG GACGGTGAGGAGCTGGAGGCTGAACGAAGCAGGCAGATGGCGTCTCAGGTCGACGCGCTCAGGGACACGGCGCCCATCCTCGAAGGGGTTAAG TTTGAGCAGTGGCAGACATTCCTGCGCTACCAG GGCGAGGAGATCACCAAAGAGGAGATTGACTTGATCAGCGACGCCTGCTCCAAGctgaaggagcagaagaagctgCTAACCCTGGAAAAGGAAGAGCTGGAAGAACTCAAGGACGACGTGCAGGAGTACAGCGAG gacctggaggagatcaAAAAGGAGCTCTCCAAGACGGGCCAGGAGAAGGCAGTGTGCGAGTCCAAGGCCAGCCAGCGGCTGTCCAAGAGGGTCAACCGCATGATCGGACGCATTGACAAGATCATCGGAGAGCTTGAGAAGGACAAGGTCATCCTGGACGGACAGATGGGCGGCGGAACTACGCCACCTGTTGG GGAGAACCTGATCAGCATCGACGAGCTCATTGGCATCATGCGGCAGATCCAGAACATTCCCGAACACAAGCTGCAGAGCATCGCAGATGCGCTCGATGACAACAAGGACGGCAAAATCGACATCGATGACGTCATCAAG GTGGTGGAGCTGATCGACAAGGAGGACATCGACATCTCTACCACGCAGGTGGCCGACATCATGGTGATGCTGCAGAAGGAGGAGAAGCTGATGGAGAAggagaaggccaaggagaaggcaGAGAAGGAGCAGGCGGCTAACCTCAATGGATAG
- the letm1 gene encoding mitochondrial proton/calcium exchanger protein isoform X4, with amino-acid sequence MALILFTRSRAPLMTTSRSLNSDLRKAKGKVKDASCFNCTALRLSSHRLGGFRLVSTARLHQLDPSLLSSEGPSWSSDSRRFLCTSALRAPCWPYPAISGETRAWRRDVPGVRWLHASPARRDDSKVEKSLRSLKDKKKLEEGGPVYSPVLDAEPVRRTLRQWVLDEIKHYYHGFRLLFVDTGIAGRMLWRVLNGHGLSRRERRQFLRTCADVFRLLPFLVFIIVPFMEFLLPVALKLFPNMLPSTFETQSKKEERLKKELRVKLEMAKFLQDTIEEIALRNKAAEGDVAEEFSTFFQKIRNSGERPSNEQILRFSKLFEDELTLDNLTRPQLVALCRLLELQSIGTNNFLRFQLIMKLRNIRADDKLIAEEGVESLNVNEVQAACRVRGMRSLGVTEERLREQLSQWLELHLKQQIPTSLLLLSRAMYLPDTLSPADQLKTTLQTLPEMVTKEAQMMAAEMELSKVDNKTKVETTLQEEAAIRQDNKERELERLADAAEKAARDGEELEAERSRQMASQVDALRDTAPILEGVKGEEITKEEIDLISDACSKLKEQKKLLTLEKEELEELKDDVQEYSEDLEEIKKELSKTGQEKAVCESKASQRLSKRVNRMIGRIDKIIGELEKDKVILDGQMGGGTTPPVGENLISIDELIGIMRQIQNIPEHKLQSIADALDDNKDGKIDIDDVIKVVELIDKEDIDISTTQVADIMVMLQKEEKLMEKEKAKEKAEKEQAANLNG; translated from the exons ATGGCGTTAATCCTGTTTACGAGGTCCAGGGCACCCTTAATGACTACCTCCAGGTCGTTAAACAGCGATCTACGGAAAGCCAAAG GGAAAGTGAAAGATGCTTCCTGCTTCAACTGCACTGCATTAAGACTCTCCAGTCACAG ACTGGGTGGGTTCCGACTTGTCAGCACAGCCCGGCTCCATCAGTTGGACCCCTCGCTCCTCTCGTCCGAGGGCCCCTCCTGGAGCTCGGACTCACGGCGCTTCTTATGCACCTCGGCCCTCCGGGCTCCCTGTTGGCCGTACCCAGCCATTTCTGGCGAGACGCGAGCGTGGCGGAGGGACGTCCCCGGCGTCCGGTGGCTCCACGCCTCTCCGGCCAGGCGGGACGACTCCAAGGTGGAGAAGTCCCTGCGCTCGCTGAAGGACAAGAAGAAGCTGGAGGAAGGGGGGCCGGTGTACAGTCCGGTTCTGGACGCCGAACCTGTCAGACGGACGCTGCGACAGTGGGTGCTGGACGAAATCAAACATTACTACCACGGCTTCAGGCTGCTCTTTGTGGACACGGGTATCGCCGGACGAATGCTGTGGCGGGTGCTCAATGGACATGGCCTGTCCCGCCGGGAGAGGAGACAG TTCCTCCGGACCTGTGCGGACGTCTTCCGACTGCTGCCCTTCCTGGTGTTCATCATCGTCCCCTTCATGGAGTTCCTGCTGCCCGTCGCCCTTAAACTCTTCCCCAACATGCTGCCGTCCACTTTCGAGACGCAGTCCAAGAAG GAGGAGAGGTTGAAAAAGGAGCTGCGCGTCAAGCTGGAGATGGCCAAGTTCTTGCAGGACACCATTGAGGAGATCGCTTTGCGTAACAAGGCGGCCGAAGGTGACGTCGCTGAAGAGTTCTCCACATTTTTCCAGAAG ATCCGAAACTCGGGCGAGCGTCCCAGCAACGAGCAGATCTTGCGGTTCTCCAAACTGTTTGAGGACGAGCTGACGCTGGACAACCTGACTCGGCCCCAGCTGGTGGCGTTGTGCCGCCTGCTGGAGCTCCAGTCCATCGGCACCAACAACTTCCTGCGCTTCCAGCTCATCATGAAGCTGAGGAACATTCGCGCCGACGATAAG CTGATCGCCGAGGAGGGTGTGGAGAGCCTCAACGTGAATGAGGTGCAAGCTGCCTGTCGGGTTCGAGGCATGAGATCGCTGGGCGTCACAGAGGAGCGACTGCGAGAGCAGCTCAGCCAG TGGTTGGAACTTCATCTGAAGCAGCAGATCCCCACctccctgctgctgctgtccCGGGCCATGTACCTCCCCGACACGCTGTCCCCCGCCGACCAGCTCAAAACCACCCTGCAGACGCTCCCCGAGATGGTG ACGAAGGAGGCACAGATGATGGCGGCTGAGATGGAGCTGTCCAAAGTGGACAACAAGACCAAAGTGGAGACTACACTGCAGGAGGAGGCGGCCATTCGCCAGGACAACAAGGAAAGGGAGCTGGAGAGACTGGCCGACGCCGCGGAGAAGGCTGCCAGG GACGGTGAGGAGCTGGAGGCTGAACGAAGCAGGCAGATGGCGTCTCAGGTCGACGCGCTCAGGGACACGGCGCCCATCCTCGAAGGGGTTAAG GGCGAGGAGATCACCAAAGAGGAGATTGACTTGATCAGCGACGCCTGCTCCAAGctgaaggagcagaagaagctgCTAACCCTGGAAAAGGAAGAGCTGGAAGAACTCAAGGACGACGTGCAGGAGTACAGCGAG gacctggaggagatcaAAAAGGAGCTCTCCAAGACGGGCCAGGAGAAGGCAGTGTGCGAGTCCAAGGCCAGCCAGCGGCTGTCCAAGAGGGTCAACCGCATGATCGGACGCATTGACAAGATCATCGGAGAGCTTGAGAAGGACAAGGTCATCCTGGACGGACAGATGGGCGGCGGAACTACGCCACCTGTTGG GGAGAACCTGATCAGCATCGACGAGCTCATTGGCATCATGCGGCAGATCCAGAACATTCCCGAACACAAGCTGCAGAGCATCGCAGATGCGCTCGATGACAACAAGGACGGCAAAATCGACATCGATGACGTCATCAAG GTGGTGGAGCTGATCGACAAGGAGGACATCGACATCTCTACCACGCAGGTGGCCGACATCATGGTGATGCTGCAGAAGGAGGAGAAGCTGATGGAGAAggagaaggccaaggagaaggcaGAGAAGGAGCAGGCGGCTAACCTCAATGGATAG
- the letm1 gene encoding mitochondrial proton/calcium exchanger protein isoform X3 has protein sequence MALILFTRSRAPLMTTSRSLNSDLRKAKGKVKDASCFNCTALRLSSHRLGGFRLVSTARLHQLDPSLLSSEGPSWSSDSRRFLCTSALRAPCWPYPAISGETRAWRRDVPGVRWLHASPARRDDSKVEKSLRSLKDKKKLEEGGPVYSPVLDAEPVRRTLRQWVLDEIKHYYHGFRLLFVDTGIAGRMLWRVLNGHGLSRRERRQFLRTCADVFRLLPFLVFIIVPFMEFLLPVALKLFPNMLPSTFETQSKKEERLKKELRVKLEMAKFLQDTIEEIALRNKAAEGDVAEEFSTFFQKIRNSGERPSNEQILRFSKLFEDELTLDNLTRPQLVALCRLLELQSIGTNNFLRFQLIMKLRNIRADDKLIAEEGVESLNVNEVQAACRVRGMRSLGVTEERLREQLSQWLELHLKQQIPTSLLLLSRAMYLPDTLSPADQLKTTLQTLPEMVTKEAQMMAAEMELSKVDNKTKVETTLQEEAAIRQDNKERELERLADAAEKAARDGEELEAERSRQMASQVDALRDTAPILEGVKGEEITKEEIDLISDACSKLKEQKKLLTLEKEELEELKDDVQEYSEDLEEIKKELSKTGQEKAVCESKASQRLSKRVNRMIGRIDKIIGELEKDKVILDGQMGGGTTPPVGLFYTFRENLISIDELIGIMRQIQNIPEHKLQSIADALDDNKDGKIDIDDVIKVVELIDKEDIDISTTQVADIMVMLQKEEKLMEKEKAKEKAEKEQAANLNG, from the exons ATGGCGTTAATCCTGTTTACGAGGTCCAGGGCACCCTTAATGACTACCTCCAGGTCGTTAAACAGCGATCTACGGAAAGCCAAAG GGAAAGTGAAAGATGCTTCCTGCTTCAACTGCACTGCATTAAGACTCTCCAGTCACAG ACTGGGTGGGTTCCGACTTGTCAGCACAGCCCGGCTCCATCAGTTGGACCCCTCGCTCCTCTCGTCCGAGGGCCCCTCCTGGAGCTCGGACTCACGGCGCTTCTTATGCACCTCGGCCCTCCGGGCTCCCTGTTGGCCGTACCCAGCCATTTCTGGCGAGACGCGAGCGTGGCGGAGGGACGTCCCCGGCGTCCGGTGGCTCCACGCCTCTCCGGCCAGGCGGGACGACTCCAAGGTGGAGAAGTCCCTGCGCTCGCTGAAGGACAAGAAGAAGCTGGAGGAAGGGGGGCCGGTGTACAGTCCGGTTCTGGACGCCGAACCTGTCAGACGGACGCTGCGACAGTGGGTGCTGGACGAAATCAAACATTACTACCACGGCTTCAGGCTGCTCTTTGTGGACACGGGTATCGCCGGACGAATGCTGTGGCGGGTGCTCAATGGACATGGCCTGTCCCGCCGGGAGAGGAGACAG TTCCTCCGGACCTGTGCGGACGTCTTCCGACTGCTGCCCTTCCTGGTGTTCATCATCGTCCCCTTCATGGAGTTCCTGCTGCCCGTCGCCCTTAAACTCTTCCCCAACATGCTGCCGTCCACTTTCGAGACGCAGTCCAAGAAG GAGGAGAGGTTGAAAAAGGAGCTGCGCGTCAAGCTGGAGATGGCCAAGTTCTTGCAGGACACCATTGAGGAGATCGCTTTGCGTAACAAGGCGGCCGAAGGTGACGTCGCTGAAGAGTTCTCCACATTTTTCCAGAAG ATCCGAAACTCGGGCGAGCGTCCCAGCAACGAGCAGATCTTGCGGTTCTCCAAACTGTTTGAGGACGAGCTGACGCTGGACAACCTGACTCGGCCCCAGCTGGTGGCGTTGTGCCGCCTGCTGGAGCTCCAGTCCATCGGCACCAACAACTTCCTGCGCTTCCAGCTCATCATGAAGCTGAGGAACATTCGCGCCGACGATAAG CTGATCGCCGAGGAGGGTGTGGAGAGCCTCAACGTGAATGAGGTGCAAGCTGCCTGTCGGGTTCGAGGCATGAGATCGCTGGGCGTCACAGAGGAGCGACTGCGAGAGCAGCTCAGCCAG TGGTTGGAACTTCATCTGAAGCAGCAGATCCCCACctccctgctgctgctgtccCGGGCCATGTACCTCCCCGACACGCTGTCCCCCGCCGACCAGCTCAAAACCACCCTGCAGACGCTCCCCGAGATGGTG ACGAAGGAGGCACAGATGATGGCGGCTGAGATGGAGCTGTCCAAAGTGGACAACAAGACCAAAGTGGAGACTACACTGCAGGAGGAGGCGGCCATTCGCCAGGACAACAAGGAAAGGGAGCTGGAGAGACTGGCCGACGCCGCGGAGAAGGCTGCCAGG GACGGTGAGGAGCTGGAGGCTGAACGAAGCAGGCAGATGGCGTCTCAGGTCGACGCGCTCAGGGACACGGCGCCCATCCTCGAAGGGGTTAAG GGCGAGGAGATCACCAAAGAGGAGATTGACTTGATCAGCGACGCCTGCTCCAAGctgaaggagcagaagaagctgCTAACCCTGGAAAAGGAAGAGCTGGAAGAACTCAAGGACGACGTGCAGGAGTACAGCGAG gacctggaggagatcaAAAAGGAGCTCTCCAAGACGGGCCAGGAGAAGGCAGTGTGCGAGTCCAAGGCCAGCCAGCGGCTGTCCAAGAGGGTCAACCGCATGATCGGACGCATTGACAAGATCATCGGAGAGCTTGAGAAGGACAAGGTCATCCTGGACGGACAGATGGGCGGCGGAACTACGCCACCTGTTGG TCTCTTCTACACCTTCAGGGAGAACCTGATCAGCATCGACGAGCTCATTGGCATCATGCGGCAGATCCAGAACATTCCCGAACACAAGCTGCAGAGCATCGCAGATGCGCTCGATGACAACAAGGACGGCAAAATCGACATCGATGACGTCATCAAG GTGGTGGAGCTGATCGACAAGGAGGACATCGACATCTCTACCACGCAGGTGGCCGACATCATGGTGATGCTGCAGAAGGAGGAGAAGCTGATGGAGAAggagaaggccaaggagaaggcaGAGAAGGAGCAGGCGGCTAACCTCAATGGATAG
- the letm1 gene encoding mitochondrial proton/calcium exchanger protein isoform X1, whose product MALILFTRSRAPLMTTSRSLNSDLRKAKGKVKDASCFNCTALRLSSHRLGGFRLVSTARLHQLDPSLLSSEGPSWSSDSRRFLCTSALRAPCWPYPAISGETRAWRRDVPGVRWLHASPARRDDSKVEKSLRSLKDKKKLEEGGPVYSPVLDAEPVRRTLRQWVLDEIKHYYHGFRLLFVDTGIAGRMLWRVLNGHGLSRRERRQFLRTCADVFRLLPFLVFIIVPFMEFLLPVALKLFPNMLPSTFETQSKKEERLKKELRVKLEMAKFLQDTIEEIALRNKAAEGDVAEEFSTFFQKIRNSGERPSNEQILRFSKLFEDELTLDNLTRPQLVALCRLLELQSIGTNNFLRFQLIMKLRNIRADDKLIAEEGVESLNVNEVQAACRVRGMRSLGVTEERLREQLSQWLELHLKQQIPTSLLLLSRAMYLPDTLSPADQLKTTLQTLPEMVTKEAQMMAAEMELSKVDNKTKVETTLQEEAAIRQDNKERELERLADAAEKAARDGEELEAERSRQMASQVDALRDTAPILEGVKFEQWQTFLRYQGEEITKEEIDLISDACSKLKEQKKLLTLEKEELEELKDDVQEYSEDLEEIKKELSKTGQEKAVCESKASQRLSKRVNRMIGRIDKIIGELEKDKVILDGQMGGGTTPPVGLFYTFRENLISIDELIGIMRQIQNIPEHKLQSIADALDDNKDGKIDIDDVIKVVELIDKEDIDISTTQVADIMVMLQKEEKLMEKEKAKEKAEKEQAANLNG is encoded by the exons ATGGCGTTAATCCTGTTTACGAGGTCCAGGGCACCCTTAATGACTACCTCCAGGTCGTTAAACAGCGATCTACGGAAAGCCAAAG GGAAAGTGAAAGATGCTTCCTGCTTCAACTGCACTGCATTAAGACTCTCCAGTCACAG ACTGGGTGGGTTCCGACTTGTCAGCACAGCCCGGCTCCATCAGTTGGACCCCTCGCTCCTCTCGTCCGAGGGCCCCTCCTGGAGCTCGGACTCACGGCGCTTCTTATGCACCTCGGCCCTCCGGGCTCCCTGTTGGCCGTACCCAGCCATTTCTGGCGAGACGCGAGCGTGGCGGAGGGACGTCCCCGGCGTCCGGTGGCTCCACGCCTCTCCGGCCAGGCGGGACGACTCCAAGGTGGAGAAGTCCCTGCGCTCGCTGAAGGACAAGAAGAAGCTGGAGGAAGGGGGGCCGGTGTACAGTCCGGTTCTGGACGCCGAACCTGTCAGACGGACGCTGCGACAGTGGGTGCTGGACGAAATCAAACATTACTACCACGGCTTCAGGCTGCTCTTTGTGGACACGGGTATCGCCGGACGAATGCTGTGGCGGGTGCTCAATGGACATGGCCTGTCCCGCCGGGAGAGGAGACAG TTCCTCCGGACCTGTGCGGACGTCTTCCGACTGCTGCCCTTCCTGGTGTTCATCATCGTCCCCTTCATGGAGTTCCTGCTGCCCGTCGCCCTTAAACTCTTCCCCAACATGCTGCCGTCCACTTTCGAGACGCAGTCCAAGAAG GAGGAGAGGTTGAAAAAGGAGCTGCGCGTCAAGCTGGAGATGGCCAAGTTCTTGCAGGACACCATTGAGGAGATCGCTTTGCGTAACAAGGCGGCCGAAGGTGACGTCGCTGAAGAGTTCTCCACATTTTTCCAGAAG ATCCGAAACTCGGGCGAGCGTCCCAGCAACGAGCAGATCTTGCGGTTCTCCAAACTGTTTGAGGACGAGCTGACGCTGGACAACCTGACTCGGCCCCAGCTGGTGGCGTTGTGCCGCCTGCTGGAGCTCCAGTCCATCGGCACCAACAACTTCCTGCGCTTCCAGCTCATCATGAAGCTGAGGAACATTCGCGCCGACGATAAG CTGATCGCCGAGGAGGGTGTGGAGAGCCTCAACGTGAATGAGGTGCAAGCTGCCTGTCGGGTTCGAGGCATGAGATCGCTGGGCGTCACAGAGGAGCGACTGCGAGAGCAGCTCAGCCAG TGGTTGGAACTTCATCTGAAGCAGCAGATCCCCACctccctgctgctgctgtccCGGGCCATGTACCTCCCCGACACGCTGTCCCCCGCCGACCAGCTCAAAACCACCCTGCAGACGCTCCCCGAGATGGTG ACGAAGGAGGCACAGATGATGGCGGCTGAGATGGAGCTGTCCAAAGTGGACAACAAGACCAAAGTGGAGACTACACTGCAGGAGGAGGCGGCCATTCGCCAGGACAACAAGGAAAGGGAGCTGGAGAGACTGGCCGACGCCGCGGAGAAGGCTGCCAGG GACGGTGAGGAGCTGGAGGCTGAACGAAGCAGGCAGATGGCGTCTCAGGTCGACGCGCTCAGGGACACGGCGCCCATCCTCGAAGGGGTTAAG TTTGAGCAGTGGCAGACATTCCTGCGCTACCAG GGCGAGGAGATCACCAAAGAGGAGATTGACTTGATCAGCGACGCCTGCTCCAAGctgaaggagcagaagaagctgCTAACCCTGGAAAAGGAAGAGCTGGAAGAACTCAAGGACGACGTGCAGGAGTACAGCGAG gacctggaggagatcaAAAAGGAGCTCTCCAAGACGGGCCAGGAGAAGGCAGTGTGCGAGTCCAAGGCCAGCCAGCGGCTGTCCAAGAGGGTCAACCGCATGATCGGACGCATTGACAAGATCATCGGAGAGCTTGAGAAGGACAAGGTCATCCTGGACGGACAGATGGGCGGCGGAACTACGCCACCTGTTGG TCTCTTCTACACCTTCAGGGAGAACCTGATCAGCATCGACGAGCTCATTGGCATCATGCGGCAGATCCAGAACATTCCCGAACACAAGCTGCAGAGCATCGCAGATGCGCTCGATGACAACAAGGACGGCAAAATCGACATCGATGACGTCATCAAG GTGGTGGAGCTGATCGACAAGGAGGACATCGACATCTCTACCACGCAGGTGGCCGACATCATGGTGATGCTGCAGAAGGAGGAGAAGCTGATGGAGAAggagaaggccaaggagaaggcaGAGAAGGAGCAGGCGGCTAACCTCAATGGATAG